The DNA window CTATTTTTTGCGGTACTATTTGCCATTTCATCGGTAGTATCAATCCTAATCTGGATTAAAGATAATACCTTTAAAAAGTATGATTGGGAATGGTTTAAGGTAATGGGAGGATATCTAACTAAAAACGAAACCCATGTACCCGCTGGCAAATTTAACGCCGGACAAAAACTTTTTTACTGGGTTACCACTATTTTAAGCGTTTTTATCATATATTCCGGTTATTTATTAGCCTATCCTGGTCAATTTTCAGTCCCTGCGGTATTGTGGGCAGCCATTGTTCATGGTGTTTCAGCAGTTATGCTAATAGCTGTAGTTATAGGCCATGCTTACTTAGGTAGCTTTGCTAATCCAGGAACATTTGGGGCCATTACCCATGGCAGGGTAGCCAAAGAGTGGGTTGAAATTCATCATCCTAAGTGGGGCAATTAATATATATTACTAACACAGAGCATACAAAAGGGCTGTTGCAAAGTTTTGCAACAGCCCAATCTCTTTGTTAGCAATTTTTTCAAATTTCAAGTGGTTTCACTTTTAAATCCTTGATAAAATAAAATTGGTGCCGAAGGCGGGAGTCGAACCCGCACGGTTGTTGAGACCGCCGGATTTTGAGTCCGGTGCGTCTGCCAGTTCCGCCACTTCGGCACGGCTGATTTTTAACTAACAGGTTGTTTGCCTGTCAGCAGAGTTAATATTACCATACTACAAATTTAAAGTCAACAAAGTTTTGTAAAGAAAATTAATTCCTATGGACAAATGGCTATCTAATCGGCATAATATTAGGGAGAATATCTTATACAAATTAGTTTTAAGTGCAAACATTTACCTTAACTGCTAGGATTTTAACAAAGGACAAGAAGCATTTCTGTCGAATAGTTTTTATTAGGTAAAATATTTCTAACTCAGTTAAAAAATTAGTTAAATAGTTTCTAAATTAATGTTTGGTTTGATTTTTGGGTTTACGAAGGGGGATTTATTCTTGTCTATTACTGACAAGGAACTTATCGAAAAAAGTTTATCCGGTGATTACATAGCTTTTGAAGAACTAATACATAAGTATGAAAATAAGGTATATACCGTAGCTTATCGCTTTATGGGCAACCATGCCGATGCCTGTGATTTGGCTCAAGAGGCCTTTATAAAAATGTATCAGGCGTTGCCGAAGTTTAGAGGCGATTCTAGTTTTATGACTTGGATATATCATATTACTGCTAATGTATGTCGGGATGAGTTGCGCCGGCGGCAAAAAAAGCAAACTTTGTCATTGGATGATGATAGTGATGATAATGTAGCACCCAAGTTTACCATTGCCAGTGATGAACCAGGACCAGAGGAAATAATAGAGAGTTTAGAATTAAGCACCCAGGTACAACAGTGCTTAAATATGCTGAGCGAAGATTACCGCTTGATTTTAATTATGCGAGAAATCCAAGGCTTGTCTTATGATGAAATTGCTGAGACTATGAATATCTCTTTAGGCACTGTGAAATCAAGATTGAGCAGAGCTCGTTCAGTTTTCAAGGAAAAAATTACTCCAATTCTGGAACAATCTACAACCCGTCCTCGTCAAACTAATAGGGAGAGGATGATACTATGAAGTGTCAGGATGTGTGTGAAAATTTATCGGCTTACCTAGATGGTGAACTTGACAAAGGCGAAGCCAGCAGTATAGCCGCCCACTTGATGGCATGTCGTAATTGTAGGAATGAGTGGGAACAATTAAATACAGCCAGTGCTTTGCTCCGCGAATTGCCGGAAATTGAGCCACCACCTGAATTCATGCTTGGTTTAAGTGAAAGATTAGCTGCTTTGCCAATGACGGTAGCAGATGAAGAAAAAACTTCACTTTCGCATCGGATACAACGGATGGTGAAAAAGCCTTGGTACAAAGTTGCCGCAGCGGCAGCGATGTTCGGTTTAGCTTTTGGGATTACTCAACTGTGGGATAACGGCAATAGTAACATTATTAACCATCCGGAAATTAATCCAATGGTAATCACTGAAACGCAGCCCAAGGGCAGTGATAACGGATCTATGCCGGTAGTTAACAGAATTAATGATGAACAACAGTTGCCAAATGACGATACAACTGTAAAAACAGAGCCACAAAATACTGAACCGGGGGCACAGGCATCTACAAATAAGGATAAAGTTGATAAGACACCTAAGGAGGAGTCCCCTAAAGCGCCCGCGGCCTATACTGAAGCTGTTGATGATCCAACTATGACAGCTAGCACCCTTGCGGCTAACATTTATACCATGTCCATTCAAATAGCGGTAACAGAAGATGATATCGCCGTTGCTGAACAAGCGGTGCGTGACATCAGTGCTAAGTACAATGGTAAGCTGCAACAAACGGGCAGTGAATTTAATATTAAATTCCCACGGCAAGGCACAGACATATCATTATTGTTACCAGAATTCAAGGCTGTTGGTGAAGTTAGCACCGTTCCCATGAAGGATGTGATCGGGGAATATCGAGAGCAAATTAATAAGCTGGAACAAACAAAGGCAGATTTAGCTAAACAATTAGAAAATAGCAAAACAAAAAATGCTGATAAACTGCAGCAACAAATTAATCAAGTGCAAAATGAAATTAATCAAAAACTTGCTGAAGTTAAAGAACTATCAAATTACATCAACATTAATGTTAAACTGGTGGCCTAGGTAAACTTGTCCAGTAAGTAGTTTATACTACTTACTGGTTTTTTGTTTTTATTGACTAATTAATACCAGAGCAGGTACAATATGAGAGATGTTAAATAGACAACTTATGAAAGGGGGTATAGTCAATGAAGGAAAGAGTGGAAGAGGCATTAGCTAAAGTACGTCCATTTCTCCAACGGGATGGTGGAGATGTTCAACTGGTGGAAGTAACCGAGGACAATGTAGTAAAAGTAAAATTAAAAGGTGCTTGCCATGGCTGACCTGGCGCAGCCCAGACCCTAAAACTGGGGATTGAGCGGGTGCTCAAGGAAGCTATACCTGAAATTAAAGAAGTTGTAAATGTTCAATAAAAAATGACCCATTGGGTCATTTTTTTAATGGATTAATTGTCTCCTTTTTTGGTTAGTCTATTTTAAAAGGAAGGAGGGACATAATTTTAATGAAAGAAAAAGTACAAGCAGCGCTTGAGAAGCTTCGCCCGTTTTTGCAACGGGATGGTGGTGACGTGGAACTGGTGGAAGTATCTGATGATGGTATAGTTAAAGTAAAATTGCAAGGTGCCTGTCAAGGCTGACCTGGTGCCACACAGACCCTAAAAAATGGGATTGAGCGGGTGCTCAAACAAGAGGTGCCAGAAGTGAAGGAAGTAGTACAAGCTTAGAAGTAAAAAGACAGTAGCAAAAAGATGTCGGTGTCTAGTACCGACATCTTCTTTAATCCTTATCAATTTGTGGTAAGGTGTAGGCATCACTGTTGGCAAATTCCAAAAAGGCTTGGACAACTCGGTTTTGATAGCGCTTTTTTGGATAGCAAAGATATAGGTTCCTTTCCATATTCAAATCATTTATTTCTAAAACGGCAATTTCCCCCATAGATTTTTCCTTATAAATTGCCCATTTAGAAACGATGGAAACGCCTAACCCGGCTTGTACTGCGGTAACAATGGCTCCGGTGCTACCCAACTCCATTACAATGTTTAGTTCTTCCAGCGATAGACGTAGCTGAGCTAGCTTTTCCTCCAACATTTTTCTGGTGCCAGAGCCGATGGATCGCCAGATAAGTTTTTCTTTGGTTAACTCTGATAACGAAATACTTTTTTTGCCCGCCAGTGGGTGGTCTTTAGGTGTTATAACCACCAGCTCATCAGGATAAAAATTTTTTGTTTCTAGCTTCTTATTATCAGGTTTAGTGCCCACTGCTCCCAACTGTGCCGTTTCATCCAACAAATGATGAATAACGTCGTTGGAATCTGAAATTTGTAAGGATATATGGACTTCTGGATATTGTTTTTTAAATTCGCCTATTATATAGGGAAGAATATAGTGTCCCGGGATAGAACTGGCCCAAATCACCAGTTTGCCCTTTACGGTGGCACTTAAATCTCTAATTTCCCGTTCGGCTTTGTTAAGTAATCCTAAAACTTCGTTGGCGTAATGGTAAAGAATGGTGCCTGCCGGAGTTAGGGTTACTCCACGACCTCGTCTTTCAATTAGGCCTACACCAAAATACTCCTCTAAAGTGTTGATATGTTTGCTGACTGCTGGTTGGGTAATATGTATTTCTTGGGCAGCCAGTGAAAGACTTTGTTTATTGACCACCGTTACAAATGTTCTTAAAAGTGTAGTGTTCAAGCTTGTCACCTCGTGTTATATTATACGGCTAGAAGTATATCATTTCAAAGATATAAAACCAACTTTTTCTTAAAATTGTTGAAAAAGTTGGTTGTAATATCTATATCACAAAAGGCTAAGGCCTTAACAATATCGTCAGCATTTACTGTATTGTCCGCGGTAGTATGTTTTGCCCCACTTTAGTCAGGTGAGAAGTGGTTTCTAACCACACCTGTTGTAGCCGTTGATAGTCGCTGGGGGTAATGGTGGCATCCAACTGTTGTTCATAATCACGCATCGCCTTTTCCACCGCCACCACCCGGTAATGTTTTTTGCCATTGGCCAGGTAGGTATGTACCCAAGTGGGTACATAATCTACTTTAGTTATAGTTGTAATGTTGGTTGCAGGATGTTTTTCTAACTGAATGTTGACAATAACACCACTGTCAGAATACTGCCAACGCTGATTTGAGATAAAGTTGCCAAGGGAATAAATTACAAATACCTCTTTGTCTTGGCCTGCAAAATTAATACTACGTTTTTCCATTGGTTGAATAACATGGACGTGGTCGCCAAAAATGATGTCTATACCCATGGCAAACAACTGGTCAACCAATTGTTTTTGTTGTTCATTGGGGTAGCGTTGATATTCAATGCCAAAATGCAAGTACATAATTATCACATCAGACCCGGCGCTTTTCAACTGTTGAATGTCATTATTGATTTTTTCTAGATCCACCATATTAATAGCATATTCTTTGCCCGCTGGGATTGGTATGCCGTTGACGCTATCGGTGTAATTTAAAATGCCGATTTTAATTCCCTTTACATCTATTATTAACGGCACCTTTCGTTCTTCCATCGTCCGATAATTTCCCACCGGTTTTAGCCCTGCAGCCTCCAGATTATCCAATGTGGTTAATAAACCGCTAAAACCCCGGTCTAAACTGTGGTTGTTGGCGGTGGTAACCACATCTATCCCCACTGCCTTTAAATCATAGGCCAACTGTTCGGGACAGTTAAAGACCGGGTAACCGGAGTAACCGCCATTGTTTTGGCCAGCCAGACGGGTTTCTAAATTGGCTATGGTTAAATCAGGCTTTGCCAAGAGGCTTTTAACGGGATTTAACTGACTGGCAAAGTCGTATTTGCCAATATTATTATCCCAAGCCGCGTTAATAACTGGCATGTGCATTAAAAAGTCTCCTACGGCAGCCACTTCTACCACAATTGATTCGGGTTCTGGATTGACCGGGGGAGCCTCTAGAATTGGCCCTTGGCTGGGCTTAGTACAGCCGCACACAACGCTGATTAATATAGAAAAAACAATAGTTAATGTAATTAGTGTACTTCTATCTTTATTTAACATTACATTTATCCTTCCAATGTTGCTTATAAAACACACTATTCTTGTTTTTTAATTTAATTTCCTGCTCCTTTTAAATTTTAATAAACTATATAGGGATGAGACATTATATAAGCAGCTAAATGTGGTTCATATTTATACAGCCCGTTTCATTTTAGAACAATATGCTGTACTAAAAAGTTACGTTATATACGTTATAAATGTCACAAGCATTTGAAAAGTATATATTTACTGAAAATTCAAAGTTGGCACAGTAATTGCAATATTATATTGGCAAATAATTGAGGAGCAAAGCTCCTAAATAATAAAATGGTAGAAAAGGGAGGAGTTTTAAAATGGCTGTAAGCGCATATTTTATTCCCACTGTAAACTTAATGGGAGCCGGTTGTGTTAACGAAGTAGGTGACAGACTTAAGAGTTTAGGAGCTACCAAAGCCCTAATCGTTACCGATGCTGGTATTGTTAAAATGGGGATGGCTGATAAAATTAAAGGTATTATTGAGGGTGCTGGTGTTCAGGCAGTGGTCTTTGGCGGAGCTGAACCCAACCCAACTGATAATAACGTAGATGCTGGTTTTAAAGTATGGCAAGATGAAAAATGCGATGCCATTGTGTCTCTGGGCGGCGGATCTTCCCATGACTGTGCCAAAGGTGTAGGCCTATTAGCTGCTAACGGTGGTAAAATCCATGATTACGAAGGTGTAGATAAGTCAACCAATCCGATGGTTCCGCTGTTGGCTATAAATACCACTGCTGGTACTGCTTCTGAAATGACTCGTTTCTGTATCATTACCGATACCAGTCGTAAAGTAAAAATGGCCATTGTGGACTGGCGTGTAACCCCTGCCATTTCCTTCAACGACCCAGAATTAATGGCCGGTATGCCTCCTGCATTGACCGCTGCCACTGGTATGGATGCTTTAACCCACGCCATTGAAGCATATGTTTCTACTGCTGCCACTCCTTTAACTGATTCTGCTGCTCTAATGGCTATTGAATTAATTGCTAAGTGGTTACCAGCCGCTGTGGCTAATGGAACCAACATGGTAGCCCGCGAAAAAATGGCCTTTGCCCAGTTCTTAGGTGGTATGGCATTCAACAATGCTAGTCTGGGGTATGTACACGCTATGGCGCACCAATTGGGTGGTTTCTACAACCTACCACACGGTGTTTGTAACGCCATCTTGTTGCCACACGTTGAGCAGTTCAACCTGATTGCTTGCCCAGAGCGGTTCCGGGATATTGCCATCGCTTTGGGTGAAAATGTGGAGGGCTTATCGGTAAATGATGCTGCTCAAGTGGCCATTGATTCCATCAAGAGGCTGTCTGCATCAGTGGGTATCCCAGCTGGATTAGCTGAACTGGGTGTTAAGGAAGAGGATTTAGAAATTATGGCTACCAACGCTAAGAAAGATGCTTGTCAAGCCACCAACCCACGTTTGGCCACTTTACAAGAAGTTATTCAAATCTTTAAGAATGCAATGTAAGTTCCATAAATTCCAACATGGGGTGAAGGTTAATAGCCTTCACCCCATTTTTTGCCCATTTTAGTATAAAATTCACCTTGAATATCAAGAGCGAAAAAAAGGATACGCCATTTGTGTTGTAGAATATTTGCATAATTGAATTAATTTTCAGGCAGGGGGTTCCGACCCGTGAAGAACAAACTGTTAGAGATAAGCAAATTTGTAGCGCCAGAAATCATCTTTGGTTTAGGAGCTGTGGCCCAAGCAGGGGAAAGTGCTCTGCGATTGGGGGCTAAGAAAATATTTTTGGTTTCAGACGATAATGTATTGGCGGCAGGTTGGGTGGAACAGGTATTAATTCACATCAAGCAGGCTAGATTGGATTACGAAATTTGGTGTTGTCATACCTGTAATCCTAAGGATTATGAAGTGGCGGCCGGAGCCAAGGCCTATTTAGAATCGTCATGTGATGCCATCATGGCAGTGGGCGGGGGCAGTTCCATTGATGCAGCCAAAGCGATCGCTGTATTGGCCAGTAACGGTGGTAGTCTAAAGGATTTTGAAGGTGTAAACAAAATTACTAAACCGCTGCCTCCAATGATTATGATCCCGTCCACCGGTGGTTCGGGGTCGGAGGTAACGCAGTTTGCCATTATTGTGGACAGTGCCAGAAAAATAAAAATGACAATTATATCAAAATCCTTAGTGCCGGATATTGCCATTGTTGACCCGTACTTATTAAATACTTTGGATAGACATTACACCGCTTCCACTGGTATTGATGCTTTGTGTCATGGCATAGAATCTTATGTTTCGCTGGCGGCAACGCCACTTACCGATGTCCATGCTCTCTATGCCATTCAGCTGGTGTCCAATAATTTACGGGAGTCGGTGGCCTGTCGTTCAAATTTAGAAGCGAAGACAGCTATGGCTATGGCTAGTTTGCAAGCCGGTTTGGCATTTTCTAACGCTATTTTAGGTGCCACCCATGCCATGACACACCAGGTTGATGGTTTGCTAGACCAAAGTCATGGTGCAACCATTGGCATTATTATGCCCTATGTAATGAGCTATAATTTAATTGCCTGTGCCGAGAGATACGCCAAAGTGGCCGAGGCATTAGGGGTAAAAACAGAGGGGATGTCCATATGGAAGGCGGCAGAAAAGGCAATCCATTGGATTAAAAAACTGCGCCATGACATTGAGTTGCCCACTAAATTATCAGACATTGGTCTCGAAGAGCAAGTCATTCCTAAGTTAGCAGAAAATGCCTTGAAGGATGTTTGCCTGGTTACCAATCCCCGGGATACAGATCAACAGGATTTAGCTCAGTTATTTAAACGCGCATTATAAGAGGTGTTGATGTTGATAGATGAAAAACGTATAATCATAGAAAATTTAACCGGAGTAAATTCATCAAAACTTAATTACTATCTGGAATTAAAGAAACGCAATGAAGAAATTATCAAACAAAACAACCGGTTGGAAATTATTCACCAAATTATTAAAGATATCAATATTGACATGTCAATTTCTGACATTATCCATAGGACATACAGTAAATTGCCTTTGGTGTTGCCATGTGATTTTTTGGGACTGGCTCTGTTAGAAGATAAGGACTTGTTTATGAAGGCAATGGTTCCTGATAGTGCCTGTTTAAATCAACGGTTAACAGCTGACTCTTTACTTTGGCAATGTGTGCAGGAACGTAAATATAAACTTTATAATTTTTCTGACCAAAGTGTGACCATGTGTCAGCAAATATGTGGTTGCAGTGGTGGTGAAAGCAGTGACATTAATTGTTTGGTGACAATACCGCTCTTTGTCCGGCAAAAGGTGATTGGCGTATTGTCCGTTGGTTCTAAACAGTATGGTGCTTATACAGATAGTGAGTTGCGCTTCTGTCAACATTTGGCTGATCAGTTGGCTATCTGCATAGAAAATGCTCGCTTATACGACCAAGTGTTGCAAGGCAAACGGGAATGGGAAGAAACCTTTACAGCAATTAAAGACCCAATTTATTTAATAGATTTAGACCTAAATGTAATGCGCAGCAACAACAGGCTGTTACCCTTTATTAATGGCGATAAACAAGGGGACTGTGGACATAAATGTTATCAATTATTGTGGGGCATAAACCGTAAATGTGATAAGTGCTTGCTGGAAGAAGTAATAAGTACTGGCAAACCAGCTCACAGCAGAAAAAGCGTCAGCGGTTATGTACTTGATGTTTATTACTATCCAGTATTTAACGAGCAAAACGAGATCTACGCGGTGATTCATCATATTCAAGATGTAACCGAAAAAGTTAAAATGGAATCTCAGCTAATTCAGTCTGACAAGTTGGCTGCCATTGGTGAGATGGCAGCAGGGGTGGCTCACGAGCTCAATAACCCCATGACAGTAATAATTGGTACGGCACAATTATTATTGAGGGAAATGGAAAAGGAGCAACCCCACGCCAGTTATTTGAAGGATATTATTAATGGTGGTTTGCGCTGCAAACGCATTATACAAAACCTGCTTACCTTTTCGCGCCAGGAACAACAACCGATGGAACCGATAGCGGTTAATGAGCAGGTGGAAAATGTTTTGAGTCTTAGCAAATATCAAATTAACCGCAATAAAATTAGTATTGAGACAGACTTGGCTGAAAATTTGCCTCTAGTTACCGCCAATGCTCAACAATTGCAACAAGTGTTGCTTAATTTTTTGCTAAATGCCCGAGATGCATTGGATAAAATTGATAGAGAAAAATATATTAGAATTAGTACCGGGTTAAATACCACAGACCAAGGGGAGCAACAGGTTTGGCTGGCGGTGGAAGACAATGGTGAAGGAATTGCGGCAGAAAATATGAACAAAATTTTTAATCCCTTTTACACCAGCAAAGAGGTTTCCAGGGGTACTGGCTTAGGTTTGTCAGTAAGTCTGGGCATTGCCCAAGCCCATGGTGGCACCATTAAAGTTATCAGTGTTGTGGGTGAAGGTAGTACTTTTAAATTAGAGTTACCTATTGACTAAAATGCCTGACAAGGGGGAAGAACATGGAAAAGAAGCCGGGAATTTTGATTATAGATGACGAAATTGAGATAGGTGTGTTTTTTCGCCGCCTGCTGGAAAGTAAAGGTTATCAAGTGGGAGTAGCCACCACTGGGGACGAAGCCGAAACCCTATGGGAAAACCACAACTATCAAGTGGCGCTAATCGATTTGAAACTCCCGGATACAGATGGTTTGACACTTCTCAGAAATTTGAAAGCTGTCCAACCAGACTGTGAAGTAATTATTATGACTGGTTACGCTACCACCAAAACAGCAGTTAAAGCCATCCAGTTAGGGGCTTTTGATTATATAGAAAAACCCTTTGAAGATATTGCTGAGATTGAAGAATTGATAAAAAAGGTTTTGGATTATAAGAACCCCATTGGTGATAGTGAACACCGCCCCAGTTGGGCCGATACTGCCAATAGCGTGGGTCTTTGCTATGGGGAAAATGAGGAAATGCACCACTTATTAAACATCGCTGACAGAATTGCCAATAAAGATATTAACGTACTAATTAATGGTGAAACCGGTACCGGAAAAGAAGTGTTGGCGCGATTTATTCATGCTGCCAGTCGCCGGGTGGACCAAAGCTTTGTGGCGGTTAACTGCGGTGCTATGCCGGAAAATATTTTAGAAAGTCATTTGTTTGGTCACGAAAAGGGCTCCTTTACCGGTGCTAACAATTTGCATCGGGGTATTTTTGAACTGGCAAACAACGGTACATTGTTTTTGGATGAAATTGGGGAAGCCAGCTTAACGATCCAAGTTAAATTATTGCGGGTTTTAGAAACCGGTGAGTTTTATCGAGTGGGTGGAGAGAAACCTATTCGTACTAACGTAAGGTTAATCGCCGCCACCAATGTGGATCTGGAGCAGGCTGTCAAAGATAAAGTATTTAGAGAAGATTTGTTTTATCGTTTAGACGTGGTGCGTTTAGTTTTACCGCCCCTGAGGGACAGGGCAGAGGACATTCCTCATTTAGTAAACTATTATTTACAGCGGTTAGGCACTGCCGGAGAAACACAAATTTCAGCAGAGGCCATGAAATGGCTAATGGAATACCCATGGCCGGGTAACCTGCGAGAACTATTCAATACCATCAGTCAGGCGGTAGTTTTATGTGATGATCAAGTTATTTTACCTGAGCACTTGCCGCAAAAGATTATGCGCAATGGTAAAGGAGTATCAGATAACAAAGACACCGCTGCAACCACCGATATCGACACTGTTCACAGTATTAAAGAAGTGGTTAATAAATTTAGCGCCGGTGACAAGCTATCCTCCCAACAATTGCTAGATGCTTACCAACTGGTGAATCAACTAAAAAATGGCATTAAAGAGAACCTTATTAAAAGGGGGATTTCCCCAGAAACACCTGTGTCACTAAGGGACATTGAAGCCCAAGCAATAGAAGAAACCTTAGCATATTACAGAGGTAATATTAGTGCCGCTGCTAAAGCACTGGGGGTAGGCCGTAATACACTTTATCGCAAAGTAAAAGAATATAATATCGGGCAAAAATAAGGGCGCTGGGCGCCCTTGTTTTTGGGCCTATTCCCTATTTTCTTTACTATAAAATCCCAGATGGACCCGGTAAATACTGGGTATGCCTTGGGGTACAAAGGCCACTCTGTCACCTGGCTTAATAGCGTGCTTAAGGCCGAAAGCCACTCCGTTTACAAACATCGCCTCAATGTTGTCAGCTGGAATGTCCAATTGTTTAATTAAATCAGAACCAGTGATACCATTTTCTGGAATAGCAACTGTTTTGGGTATACTCCAACCTCTTTCTTTAAAAAGTTGCTGCATTTCTGCAAAGGCTCGTAACTCAATTGTAGCCACTTATGAAATCCCCCCTTGAATATGTACTTATATTCTGAATATATCATATTGCAATTTTTTCTCCAATATATATTGGCGTTTATGTCAATATTCAATTACCAGCTATGTTTCAAAATATGACAGGCGTTCCAAAACAGAGCCTAATCCCGTCCTGTTTTAGTACAAATGTTAATTATTGCTACTAATAGGATTGTTTTTTGTTGGCATGTTTTTTGCAACTTATAATTAGTAAAAATAGTTTTAATTTTGCGACAGGGGGGGGTATTTAGATTTTTTCTAATTTGTCTAAATATTACTAGCTATTGGGAGCAGGATTTGGATGAATCGTGTAGAATTTTATTACCTATAGAATAGAGAAAAAATTAAGAAGATTAGATTAAACAATTAAGGAGGGTTTAAATTGTTAAAGTTTATCAGAATTGACATGACTGCTAAAAAAGTAACCGTTGAAGAAACACCAGAGAAGTACCTAGCACTGGGTGGCCGCGCATTAACCTCTCAATTTATTTTGGATGAAGTGCCTGCCGAATGCCATCCACTGGGAGCTAAAAACAAATTAATCATTACTCCTGGATTATTGTCCGGCACCAATGCACCATCATCCGGACGGCTTTCCATTGGCGGTAAAAGCCCATTAACCGGTGGTATTAAAGAAGCCAATGCCGGTGGTATTACTTCTCAAAAAATTGCTAACTTAGGTATTAAAGCAATTGTTATTGAAGGTATGGCTGATTCGGGTACCTATATTGCCCGGGTAACTGCAGATAATGTCGAATTAATTCCTGCTGACGATTTAGCAGGTAAAGGCACTTACGAATTAACTTCTATTTTACTAGAACGCTATAATCCAAAGGCCGGTATAATTTGCATTGGCCCTGCTGGCGAAATGAAAATGCTGTCCGCCGGTATTACAAACAATGACATGGAAGGTAACTCCAGTCGTTATGCTGGTCGCGGTGGTTTAGGCGCTGTGATGGGTTCCAAAGGTTTAAAAGCTATTGTGGTTGAAGCAGACAAGACCTTTGATGCACCTGTAAAAGATAAAGAACGCTTTAAGGCTGCTGCCAAGAAGTTTGCTCAAATTCTGATTCAACACCCAGTTAGTGGAGATGGCTTACCAAAGTATGGCACCAACGTTTTGATGAATATCATTAACGAAGCTGGTGGATTACCCACTCGCAACTTCAGCACCGGTCGTTTTGACGCTGCCAACGAAGTGGGCGGTGAGAAGTTGGCTGAAGTGGCCACTGCCCGCGGCGGTAAAGCTACCCACGCTTGCCACCCTGGTTGTGTAATCCGTTGCTCTAACGTTTATCCTATGCCGGATGGTAAGGTTTGTTCTCCAATTGAATACGAAACCGCTTGGGGCTTTGGTCCTAACTTAGATATTAGTGATTTAGATGTAGTGGCTAAGCTAAACTATATTTGTAACGATGTGGGTCTGGACACCATTGAAGTTGCAGGTACTCTAGGCGTACTGATGGAAGCAGGTGCATTGCAATTTGGGGATGGCCAAGGTGCTATAACTGCTTTAGAGGAAGTCGCTAAGGGCACTCCGCTGGGTCGGATTATTGGTGCTGGCGCGGCTGTTGCTGGTAAAGTTTATGGTGTTACCAGAGTACCCACCGTTAAAGGGCAAAGCATACCTGCTTACGACCCCCGTTCGGTCCGCGGTAATGGGGTAA is part of the Peptococcaceae bacterium 1198_IL3148 genome and encodes:
- a CDS encoding iron-containing alcohol dehydrogenase; amino-acid sequence: MAVSAYFIPTVNLMGAGCVNEVGDRLKSLGATKALIVTDAGIVKMGMADKIKGIIEGAGVQAVVFGGAEPNPTDNNVDAGFKVWQDEKCDAIVSLGGGSSHDCAKGVGLLAANGGKIHDYEGVDKSTNPMVPLLAINTTAGTASEMTRFCIITDTSRKVKMAIVDWRVTPAISFNDPELMAGMPPALTAATGMDALTHAIEAYVSTAATPLTDSAALMAIELIAKWLPAAVANGTNMVAREKMAFAQFLGGMAFNNASLGYVHAMAHQLGGFYNLPHGVCNAILLPHVEQFNLIACPERFRDIAIALGENVEGLSVNDAAQVAIDSIKRLSASVGIPAGLAELGVKEEDLEIMATNAKKDACQATNPRLATLQEVIQIFKNAM
- a CDS encoding iron-containing alcohol dehydrogenase → MKNKLLEISKFVAPEIIFGLGAVAQAGESALRLGAKKIFLVSDDNVLAAGWVEQVLIHIKQARLDYEIWCCHTCNPKDYEVAAGAKAYLESSCDAIMAVGGGSSIDAAKAIAVLASNGGSLKDFEGVNKITKPLPPMIMIPSTGGSGSEVTQFAIIVDSARKIKMTIISKSLVPDIAIVDPYLLNTLDRHYTASTGIDALCHGIESYVSLAATPLTDVHALYAIQLVSNNLRESVACRSNLEAKTAMAMASLQAGLAFSNAILGATHAMTHQVDGLLDQSHGATIGIIMPYVMSYNLIACAERYAKVAEALGVKTEGMSIWKAAEKAIHWIKKLRHDIELPTKLSDIGLEEQVIPKLAENALKDVCLVTNPRDTDQQDLAQLFKRAL
- a CDS encoding ATP-binding protein is translated as MLIDEKRIIIENLTGVNSSKLNYYLELKKRNEEIIKQNNRLEIIHQIIKDINIDMSISDIIHRTYSKLPLVLPCDFLGLALLEDKDLFMKAMVPDSACLNQRLTADSLLWQCVQERKYKLYNFSDQSVTMCQQICGCSGGESSDINCLVTIPLFVRQKVIGVLSVGSKQYGAYTDSELRFCQHLADQLAICIENARLYDQVLQGKREWEETFTAIKDPIYLIDLDLNVMRSNNRLLPFINGDKQGDCGHKCYQLLWGINRKCDKCLLEEVISTGKPAHSRKSVSGYVLDVYYYPVFNEQNEIYAVIHHIQDVTEKVKMESQLIQSDKLAAIGEMAAGVAHELNNPMTVIIGTAQLLLREMEKEQPHASYLKDIINGGLRCKRIIQNLLTFSRQEQQPMEPIAVNEQVENVLSLSKYQINRNKISIETDLAENLPLVTANAQQLQQVLLNFLLNARDALDKIDREKYIRISTGLNTTDQGEQQVWLAVEDNGEGIAAENMNKIFNPFYTSKEVSRGTGLGLSVSLGIAQAHGGTIKVISVVGEGSTFKLELPID
- a CDS encoding sigma-54 dependent transcriptional regulator, with amino-acid sequence MEKKPGILIIDDEIEIGVFFRRLLESKGYQVGVATTGDEAETLWENHNYQVALIDLKLPDTDGLTLLRNLKAVQPDCEVIIMTGYATTKTAVKAIQLGAFDYIEKPFEDIAEIEELIKKVLDYKNPIGDSEHRPSWADTANSVGLCYGENEEMHHLLNIADRIANKDINVLINGETGTGKEVLARFIHAASRRVDQSFVAVNCGAMPENILESHLFGHEKGSFTGANNLHRGIFELANNGTLFLDEIGEASLTIQVKLLRVLETGEFYRVGGEKPIRTNVRLIAATNVDLEQAVKDKVFREDLFYRLDVVRLVLPPLRDRAEDIPHLVNYYLQRLGTAGETQISAEAMKWLMEYPWPGNLRELFNTISQAVVLCDDQVILPEHLPQKIMRNGKGVSDNKDTAATTDIDTVHSIKEVVNKFSAGDKLSSQQLLDAYQLVNQLKNGIKENLIKRGISPETPVSLRDIEAQAIEETLAYYRGNISAAAKALGVGRNTLYRKVKEYNIGQK
- a CDS encoding MoaD/ThiS family protein; translated protein: MATIELRAFAEMQQLFKERGWSIPKTVAIPENGITGSDLIKQLDIPADNIEAMFVNGVAFGLKHAIKPGDRVAFVPQGIPSIYRVHLGFYSKENRE